A segment of the Sphingobacterium oryzagri genome:
TGGCTTATCGCTCACTTTCTTACGAGCTACAAAACCAGTCGCTTGTTACCATAAACAATACAACTGTTCCTAACCCGAATTTGAAACCAGTTCGTATTGCAGAATGGGAAGCGGGAGCTAATTTAGAGTTCTTTGGGAACAGATTAGGCTTAGATTTAGCCGTTTACCAAAAAACGACAACCGATGATATTGCGCAGGTTACTACAAGTACGGCTTCTGGTTTTAACTCCGCCATTCAAAATATCGGAGAAATTCGCAATAGAGGTATCGAAGCTTTGGTATATGGCGATATCATCCGCAAAGAAAACTTCACTTGGAAAGGATCTGTAAATTTCGCGTTTAACGATAGCGAAGTCTTGTTCTTAGGACCACAAGATCGTTTGAGTGTAGAAGGTGCAGTGTCCAGATCGGGTAATGCTTCGATTCAGAACATCGTAGGCTTAGCTTATGGTCAGATTGTCGGATTTACGTATAAAACAGACGCCAATGGAAACCGTATTTTCAATGCAGACGGTCTGCCTATCCGTTCAGATAATGTATCGGTATTGGGTAATGGTGTTTACCGCTTTACTGGCGGTTTCCGTAACGACTTTAAATACAAAAACTTCAGCTTAGGGATGTTGTTAGATGTAAAATTAGGCGCCAAGATATTCTCGGGTACCAACCTTAACCTTTACGGATCAGGTTTGCACCAAGCGACACTTGAAGGACGTGAAGGTGGAATCGTTGGTCAAGGTGTTACCGAAACTGGCGAAGTAAACACCAAGTCAATTGATGCACAAACATATTGGAAGCACGTGGTAAACGAAAACTTCACCGAAGAGTTTGTGTATGATGCTGGCTTTGTAAAATTACGTGAAATATCATTCGGATACACACTACCTACTGCTATGTTGGGCAAGCTACCATTTAGATCAGCTTCATTATCGTTGGTAGGTCGTAACTTATGGACGATCCACAAATCTACACCAAACATTGACCCAGAATCTGCTTACAACAACGGCAACGGTCAAGGTTTAGAATTGAATGGTTACCCGTTCACCCGCAATGTAGGTTTTAACTTAAATCTGAAATTCTAAGCTTGCTAAGCTTTTTCAAATTAGTAGCGGCGATTTGGCTTTAAAAAATAATTAGAAAACAAAATGAAAAGGAAACTTTTATATATACTTGCTGCCTGTGGATTTGGATTATCTTCATGTAGTGATTTTGGCGATATGAACGTTAATCCTGAAGCTATCGGACAAGATGGTATGGATTACAAGTTGGTATTCACCAATGTACAACAGTATGCATATGGAACAGAATACGAAGCTTGGCGTAACGGTCTGATCTATATCAGTACAATGATTCAACATACCGCTTCTGTACAAAGCTACTGGAATGGCGACAAATATACCTACAGTGCTGGTTACAACTCTGCTTTTTGGGATCGTATGTATCCTAACGGTATTCGTGATGTGGTAGACGTTATGCAAAACTGGAAAGATGATCAGTCCATGCAAGCAGAATACCAAATGGCGCGCATACTACGCGTGGTATTGTTTCACCGGATGACGGATCTTTACGGCGATGTTCCTTACACAGAAGCTGGTTTAGGCTTTTACGAAACTGCTGGTTATCCAAAATATGATACGCAAGAGTCTATTTATCTTGATATGCTCAATGAGCTAAACGAAGCAGCGATTAGCCTGGATGGCGCGACATCAAGCATCGGTGATGCGGATTTAATTTATCAAGGTAATGTGCAAAGCTGGCGTAAATTTGCGTACTCATTAATGCTACGTTTAGGCATGCGCCTTTCTAAGGTTGATGCCGAAACAGCCAGAGCTTGGGTAAACACAGCGGTGGCTGGTGGATTATTCACAAGCAACGAAGAAAGTGCACTTATTGAACACCCGAATGCCGTAACAGCTAACAACAGTGCAGAACCATTTGGTAAAGTTTACGTACACGAAGATCCAAATGCCTACCGCATGAGCGAGTCTTTCATTAACAGACTTCGTTCTACCAATGATCCGCGTTTGCGCTTCCTGGCTACAGTAGTGGCAGATCCAACCATCAAAGTAGACGCTGATAACTGGTCTAGAGGCGATACCGCAGTGGCTAAACAAATCGGTATGCCAAATGGATATGACGAAACGACTAATGGACCAACAAACATCACAAATTACCCACTATATCCAGGTTCGATGAACAACTATTCAGTTGTCAATCGGTACACATATGGTCGAATTGATGCACCGACATTTTTGGTAACCTTTGCCGAAAACCAATTGTTATTGGCCGAAGCAGCTTTCCGGGGATGGATTGGCGGTACAGCAAAATCATATTATGATGCGGGGGTGACGGCTGCGATGAAGCAATTTACGCAGTTTGGTATTACGGGTATCAGCGACGCTGAAATTCAAGCTTATTTAGCCGCAAATCCATACAATGAATCTACAGCCTTACAGCAAATCAATACGCAGTACTATATCAATAGCTTTACAGATGAGTACGAATCATTTGCGAACTGGCGCCGTTCTGGATTTCCGGTGTTAACGCCTGTAAATTATATTGGTAACGCAACTAATGGAACAATTCCAAGACGCTTTACCTATCCTACGGAAGAATCAACAGTCAATCCTACACACTACCAAGAAGCCGTTGGTAGATTGAGTAATGGAGACCGTATGACTTCTCGCGTGTGGTGGGATGTGCAGTAAGCAGTAATACAATTAGTGAAATAAAACAAAGGTCGTCTTTCATGGACGGCCTTTGTTTTTTTATGATTTTTTGCATCTACTAATCAAATAGGTCATCTTATCTTAATAATGGCTTTATACCCAATTGATGTTCATTGCATAGATTTACTAAAAACTAAGTTATGCAGTTAACTTATCAACTATGGCGCCATTAATTTCACGTGAAATGGTCTCCAAGGCTACCGGTCTTCACCAATTTCCTATTCCCGGGCTTGATCGACTGTTCATGCAGCTTACCGGTCTCAATCACTTCAATGCCGAATTTGACAAAGTAAAGCATCTTCACGGAATCGCATTTATCGATGCCGTGCTCACATTATTAGGCATACATATCGATATTCGTGACGAAGATATTGCTCGTATACCAAGAAAAGGTGCTTTTATTATGCTTGCCAACCATCCCTATGGCGGAATTGAGGGGCTTATTATCCTGAAAATTCTATATCAGGTACGCCCCGAAGCAAAGGTAGTGGCCAACTATTTGTTGCAGCAAGTAGCCAATATCAAAGATGCCTTTATCCCTGTCGATCCGTTTCATGAAGTACCGATAGCGGCCAATGCTACTGGATTAAAAATCATGTGGAAAGCGTTGGAGCAAGGAACGCCTGTCGTCATCTTTCCGGCCGGAGAAGTCTCATCTTACCAGTATGATATTCAACAAATCACCGATAAAAAATGGCATCCTGTTATCGGCAAGTTTCTGTGTAAAATGGCGGTACCTGTGATACCTGTATTTTTTCACGGCCACAACAGTGCGGCATTTATCTGGCTGGGTCAATTGCACCCGAAACTGCGCACTATGCGGCTTCCGGCAGAACTTTTTAATAAGAAAGGAAAAACCATCCGTGTGCGTATTGGTGAAAAAATACAGGTACATCGACTTGATGAGTCGCTGCAAAAACCCGATCGTTTGTTGGAATATGTGCGGGCGCGCACGTATGCTTTGGGCATGGATATCAGCAAAAATAAATGGGCTTGGACCGAGCGTAACTTGTTTAAAAAACCTGCAAAACCGCAACCTATCGCTGCCGCGATTTCGACAGTACAATTGGAAGCCGAGCTAAACAACTTGCCGCATTGTATCTTGCTTCGTAGTGGCAATTTTACAGTTTACTTAGCTGCATCTGCACAAATACCGCTTACACTGCGTGAAATAGGCCGATTGCGCGAAATAACTTTCCGGCAGGTGGGCGAAGGAACAAACCTGGCGCTGGATCTTGACGTTTTTGATATCCACTACAGGCAGCTGTTTATTTGGCACAACGTCGACAAACAAATCGTTGGGGGCTATCGCATTGGTCTCGGCGAAGAGTTGATGTACGCGCAAGGCAAACGCGGGTTTTACCTCTCGCAATTGTTTAAGATGAAACAGGAGTTTGTTCAAATCCTGCCACAAGCGATGGAGCTGGGGCGCAGTTGGATCGGATCAGAATACCAAAAGCAGCCTATGCCACTATACCTGCTATGGAAAGGCATTATTGCCTGTATGAAGCAATATCCGCAATATCGCTACCTTATTGGCCCGGTAAGTATCAGCGGCGACTTTTCGGCCTTTTCCAAATCGATTATTATTGAATTTATACGTAAAAATTGCTTCGATCACGAGCTGGCCAAAGTAGTCAAACCCAAAAAGGCCTTTAAGCCACGATTGAAACGCATGAAATTGGAAAACTTACTGGAAAATCCACACTCATTTCAAGCTTTAGAATCGCTTATCCAGGATATTGAGCGCCCGAATAATCGCTTTCCAGTTCTGCTTAGGCAATATTTGCAATTAAACGCGAAAATAATCGCGTTTAATGTCGATCCAAACTTTAACAACAGTTTGGATGGCTTGTTGCTACTCGATAAAGAAGTTAGTGATCTAGCCGCTAAAGAACGCTATTTCAGATAGTTTATAACATAAGCGCGCGGGCAAAAATACCCGCGCACTTAGGCTTACTGTAGTTGCAAAGTCACGTTAGCTGCTGCTAGCCAAGGTGCTGTGAATCGCACAGAGACCTGTTCGTTTGCCTCCCCGTTCGTTTGTATATAGGCTATCATTTTTCCATGGTACACGCGCTGTTTGTTATCTCGATAGTCGCCCATGTCTGCATTATTTCCAGCTTCTAACCCGAGCAAACGGGCGTTACCCACAATATTGCAAGTTATCTCATCTTCTGATAGCAATACTGGATTTCCAGCCGCGTCCACAATCTGCAATTCCACTTGGGCCACGGCATCTTTCGCCGCCACGCGAATCACGTCACCCTGTAAAATTTTGATAGCCTCTGGTCGCTGACTCGATTGAATATGTTGACGACTCACTTCCTGATCAGCAGCGTTTAAGCCAATGACTTCCAACTTACCCGCAGCATACGGAATATCCCAGTGTATGATACCGTGCTCTTCATTATAAGGTTTTACCTCTCCGACCGGTTTACCGTTCAGTTCTAATCGAGCTTTGGCGGCATTGGTGTAGCAAACCACGCGAATTAATTGCCCTGTTTGATAATTCCATATCGGCCAGGCATCCATTGAAGGCGCTTCATTCTGGCGTTCGCCTTGCTCCGCTTCCAGAGCCGACCATACGTCTGTCGCTCCGCTACCGCCTTGCAGCGGGTAAGTTCCCAAATAAGCCATCGGCTTGCCTGACCAAAGCGATTGTCTAAAATAGCCTCGTGGTTTGATAAAGCCTGCAAAATCGACCAAACCCGAGTAAAATCCACGGGAAGGCCAACGACCAGACTCACCAAGATAATCAATGCCTGTCCATAAAAACTGGCCGAAAATATGTTCATTATCCCGCACGGCTTTCCATGCCGGAAAATCGTGCCGATTCTCGCTACCAAAAATCACGCGATCTGGGTAACGCGCATGATCTTGCGCATAGCGGCTTTCCGTGTAATTATATCCAGCAATATCTAATGCCCCCGGATAGGCCGTTTCGTTAGACATCGCTACACCGGCCAATCCTGCGGTCACCGGTCGACTCAAATCGTGCTTGCGCACAATAGCGGCCAGTTTTTTTGCAATATCACCCAAACGCATGGCATCCGGCGCGTCTTTTTTATAACCGCCATACGATGCTTGTGTAAAGCCTCCTTCTTTTTTCTCTCCGCCCAAGACTGGGTGCGAATACGGGTCGTTCGGATAATCCACCTCATTACCTATACTCCATGCAAATATGGAAATATGGTTTCTATCACGCTTCACCATATCGGCCAAATCACGCTCACCCCATTCTTTAAAGAAATCAAAAGTACCCTCAAAACCCGGAGTACCCACGTTCCAACCTTCCAGCCATTTACGTTTCGGGAATTCCCATTCATCAAATGCCTCATCCATTACCAAAAGTCCCAGCTCATCACAGAGATCATACAGGGAAGAAGCCTGCGGGTTGTGACTCGTGCGAATGGCATTCACGCCAAGTTCTTTTAACGCCAACAGACGACGTCTCCAGACCTCGGGATATACCTCTGCCCCCAGGACGCCAGCATCGTGGTGCAAACAAACGCCTTTTACTTTCGTCCAGGCGCCATTTAATGCAAAACCCTTATTCGGATCGAAGGTCAATGTGCGAAAACCGGTTTTAAACGCCGACGCATCGATCTGTTTACCGTTCTGCGATACTGTAGTCCTTAACGTATATAAGTTGGGTTGATCCAACTGCCATAATTTTGGATTTTTTACCTGCAATTCTAGCTTAACATCTGCACGTCCATTACCAGCCAGCGTCGCTTTAGTGCTTTTTTTCGCAACGACCTGACCAGCTTGATCAAGCAATTCAATCAGTACATCGAGCTTGGCTGCTTCGGTCGTACTGTTTGCCACGCCCACTTGCACATGCATAGCACCTTGCGCACCCTTGACTTCCGGATACGCATAGACGCCCCACTGTTCTAAGTGAATTGGGTTTGCACGCACCAACCACACATCACGGTAAATACCCGAGCCCGTATACCAACGGGAATCGGCACTTTGACTATGGTCCACCTTTACAGCGATGGTATTTTCTTTTCCATACTGCAGATAAGGACTCACATCGTAGCTAAACGAGATATAGCCATTTGGACGTTTGCCAATGGATTGTCCGTTAATAAACACCTCGCTTCGGTTGTACACACCTTCGAAATACAAGTAAAGCTTTTTCCCCTGATCTGCTGCTGGCACCGTAATTTTCTTTTGATACCAACCAATACCACCTGGCAGAAAGCCCGTGGCGCTAGCCAAGCTCGGACTTAACGGATATTTCGCACTCCAATCGTGCGGCAATTGCACGCGTCTCCAAGAGCGGTCGTTATCATTTTTAGCCTGCTGTCCATCGGTATCACCCAGATGAAAACGCCAGTCTGTATTTATCTTCTCGGCCTGCCCAAATCCAGGCTGCGCCAACGCAGCCGCTGATTGCAGGCAAGCAATGGCAAGTCCTGCCACGGCATATTTAAAAATGTTTTTCATAGTTCTTTTGTTAATCACTATTTCGGTTAGATGCCTATAAAGGTATGTCCCGACAGGTCGATAAAATGCCTATATAATAGCGTAATCTTCTTACTTTTTGACCAATACGCACGGCAAATCACAAACCCTTGCTGTAGATTTCCTCCACAATACGCATCCTACCATTCTCACTACTCCTTACTCAATGCGTGGGCACGACTGGTAAAATATTGCCCTGATCGTCGAAAAATAACGGATCCATACAAACCTCGCGGTTGTATCCTGCTGCATCGCCCATCGTAATACCGTTCGGATAGTTAAAACGGTGATATACGATATACCATTCGTCTTTACCCGGGATCTGTAAAACCGAGTTATGGCCCGTACCGTAGATTCCGTGCGCAGCATCTTTCGCCAAAATCAGGTTGTTTTCCGGAATGTTGATCGGTCCGCAAGGCGAGGTTGATGTGCCATAGCGCACACGATAATTCTCACTCCGCGTATCATCTTCAGACCACAAAAAATAATAGGTTCCTTTCCGGTAGATCACGTAAACCCCCTCGCGAAAAGTCTGATCAGGTGTTAAGACCTTGACCGTTTTTTTGTTGATCGAGATCATATCTTTGTTTAACTCCGCTACGGCCAGATAACCATTCCCCCAGTACAGGTAGCTTTTACCGCTTTTCGGATCGTTAAACACTGCCGGATCGATTTCCTGTCCGCCTTTCACCCCATCTGGCTTAAAATCTATCAGCGGCTTTCCCGCATCTTTAAAAGGCCCGGTGGGCAGGTCCGCCACCGCCACCCCAATTTTCTGTGCCGCCGTGAAGTAGTAAAAATACCGATAATCGCCCTTCATCTTTTTCTCGGTGATGGTGGGTGCCCAAGCATGACGGGTTCCCCAAGGAACATCCTTCTTCAAGTCCAATATCACGCCCTCATCCTTCCAATCCTTTAAATCTGTCGACGAAAAAGTCTTAAAATAATAACCACCCCAACCGTCAAAACCATCACTCGTCGGATAGATATAATATTTTTTCGTTTTGTTCGAGTACAGCACGTCCGGATCCGCATAAAAACCGTCCAATACCGGATTCTTTTTCAGCGTAAGCTGCATACCTGTCGGCAATCCCCATTTTGCCGTCAAACGCGTCAATTCGCTACGTGAGAGGGGAATAATCGAGCCATGCCGCGGGTGAAAATCCATCTCCACCTCTTCATCAATCACCCGAAAGCGATCTAAGTCTACACTTTCGCAAAACTGATACTTCCCCTTACCGTATACATCATACATCAAGATATATTTGTCCGAGTTATTCAGTTTAAATACACTTGATCCTTCCACCGCATCCTTCGTCTGCTGCTTGTAGCCAGGCTGTTCAATCCACTTGTTCGCTGTCAGTGCATCCGTCAAAGCCAATCGGATACCATTGCCATCGCCTTCCGTTTTATAAAAAAGATAAAACAAGCCGTTTTTATGGATGATATCACCATCAATACATGATTTTCCATTTTTTGGCGAGAAAAGCACTTTCGGCTCGCCTTCCAAATCAGTAAAATTTTCGTTCGCATAAGCATAATAAATGATATCCGGGCCATCCCCATGCTGCATAGACCAGTATACCATATACTTACCAGCCGTCGGGTCAAAAATCGTTTGCGGCGCCCATACCCGTTTCAGATCGGCATGCCCCTGGTAACGCTTCTGGATATTGATAATGCTGTGCTTCCAGTTGATCAGATCTTCCGACTTGAGCAAAATCATCGCACGGTTAGAATCCCAGCCCTTAGCAGAAGTCATATCTGTCAATACCATGTAGAAAGACTTTCCGTCTTCGCCTCGCAAAATATGCGGATCACGCACGCCACCTGTACTGCTGATCTGTTTGGAATCCAATATCGGCCGGTTGTTATTTAATGCCCGATAATGGTAACCATCCGTACTGATGGCAAAGCATACTGCTTCATCGGCTACAGCATTTCCTTTAAAATAGGCGAATAAGTAACCCGCATAATCCTTTTCGGCTGGTCCATAACGATAGCCCTCCCCTTGGGCATGCAACATGCTGCCCACCAGCGAAAGGCAGAACAGCACGAGCAACATTTTTAATTCTTTTTTGTTTTTCATTTAGGTATGTAAGATTAGATCGTTTTGCTAAACTACGACATAAGCAGGCAGGGATCAATACCCTGCGTTTTGCTCCAACTGCCCACCTGACGCTAGGATCTCCGTGCGCGGTATGGGAAGCCAGTAGTGCTTTTGACTAAATACACGACCGGAAAGTGCTTCTTTACGTGTATAAGTGAAGTTGTCTCCGCTTTTGGTAATCGTTATGCCATAAGCCGGCTGGTTTTCCGTTTCTTGTGCAATCATCCAGCGGCGTACATCATAAAAACGGTGCTCTTCAAAAGCCAGTTCCACGCGCCGCTCATAGCGAATATCCAGCCTAAAGTCTTCTCTTGATCGGCCCATCGGCACGGCTGGCATGTCCACAGAAGGTCTTGCGCGCACCATATTAAGCGCTTCGCGCGCACTCATGCTCGCTCCCGCCGGCGTAACATCTGGTCCGTAAGCCTCGTTGGCCGCCTCGGCATAATTCAGCAAGATCTCGGCATAGCGAAAGTAATTCCAAGGTTGAAAACCGGCAAATCCCCATGGATTTTGTAATGGATATTCATCATTCATGTATTTGCGCAAGTAATAGCCTGTCTTCGACGTATTCCAGTTGTCATTTCCTTGCTGACTATCGCGACCACCCGGTACAAACGTTTCTACCGCACGGCCTCTATAGGTCGAGCCATTGTGTAAAATCGTTGCGTCAAAGCGCGGGTCACGATTGGCGTATGGATTGGATGCATCATAGCCCGAAGCCGCATTAACCGATCCATTAGCCAAAAACGGCGCCTGGCCATTCCGCATTTGATAAGCATCTACTAAATTTTGATACGGTGTGTTTCCTCCCCAACCGCCATAGCCATTCGGCCCATTAGCGATTTCCATCGCGACGTGGTTGGCGTTTCGGGTGTAATAGCGTGCAAAAATCGTTTCGGTATTTCTATCTTGTATAAACAAGTTGCCGTAACCACCAGTATACAGGCTATATTTATTCAGCGCGATCACATCCCAAGCCGCTGTAACGGCATCTGCCCAACTCCCCGTATTATAGAGTGGACTAGCGCTGTATAGCGCCAGTCGCGACTTTAACGCAAGCGCCGCACCTTTCGTAGCCCGACCAGCCATCCAGGAGTTGTCGTTGTTATCTTCCGGCAGCTTCGCCGCCGCTTCATCAAGCTGCGCAAGCACGTAATCCATTCCTTCCTGCAAAGTTTTACGATCAAACAGTTCCGGTACGGTGAGATCATCCTGCAAATTGTATACTTTATCTCCTAACAGCACTACGCGACCAAAATTGCGGATCAAATCATGGTAACGAAATGCACGGATAAATTGTAATTCGCCTTGTAGTCTGCTCTTGCGGGCAGCGCTCATCGTAATACGCGAAAGTACATCCAATGCGTAGTTACATTCGCGTATGCTGCGGTAGCTTCTTGCCCACAAGGAACCCGTTATGCCCGTGTTTTCCGGCGATAACTGCCCGCGTACAATAAGCCAGGTATTGTCATCATTGGTATACATAGATTCGTCCGTGATAGACGACCACAGCGCGTATTCAAATCCCCGTCCAAAGCCCGGATTGGTACCATCGGCTTCATTCGCAATAATACGTTCACCGATATAGCGATTCGTAATAAAAGCTTCCAATACGGCCGTGTCACTTTCGATAGCATCCGTCGAGATACGATCCGTAGGTGTCACATTTAAAAGATCCTTATCACAAGCCGATAGCAAGATCAGCGTAAGCGAAGAAAGGGCGATATATTTAGTTATGATGTTCATGATAATATTCTAGCTGCAATTAAAATTTCAAATTAACCCCCACATTCACGATCCGTTGTTGCGGAT
Coding sequences within it:
- a CDS encoding lysophospholipid acyltransferase family protein — protein: MAPLISREMVSKATGLHQFPIPGLDRLFMQLTGLNHFNAEFDKVKHLHGIAFIDAVLTLLGIHIDIRDEDIARIPRKGAFIMLANHPYGGIEGLIILKILYQVRPEAKVVANYLLQQVANIKDAFIPVDPFHEVPIAANATGLKIMWKALEQGTPVVIFPAGEVSSYQYDIQQITDKKWHPVIGKFLCKMAVPVIPVFFHGHNSAAFIWLGQLHPKLRTMRLPAELFNKKGKTIRVRIGEKIQVHRLDESLQKPDRLLEYVRARTYALGMDISKNKWAWTERNLFKKPAKPQPIAAAISTVQLEAELNNLPHCILLRSGNFTVYLAASAQIPLTLREIGRLREITFRQVGEGTNLALDLDVFDIHYRQLFIWHNVDKQIVGGYRIGLGEELMYAQGKRGFYLSQLFKMKQEFVQILPQAMELGRSWIGSEYQKQPMPLYLLWKGIIACMKQYPQYRYLIGPVSISGDFSAFSKSIIIEFIRKNCFDHELAKVVKPKKAFKPRLKRMKLENLLENPHSFQALESLIQDIERPNNRFPVLLRQYLQLNAKIIAFNVDPNFNNSLDGLLLLDKEVSDLAAKERYFR
- a CDS encoding family 43 glycosylhydrolase, with product MKNKKELKMLLVLFCLSLVGSMLHAQGEGYRYGPAEKDYAGYLFAYFKGNAVADEAVCFAISTDGYHYRALNNNRPILDSKQISSTGGVRDPHILRGEDGKSFYMVLTDMTSAKGWDSNRAMILLKSEDLINWKHSIINIQKRYQGHADLKRVWAPQTIFDPTAGKYMVYWSMQHGDGPDIIYYAYANENFTDLEGEPKVLFSPKNGKSCIDGDIIHKNGLFYLFYKTEGDGNGIRLALTDALTANKWIEQPGYKQQTKDAVEGSSVFKLNNSDKYILMYDVYGKGKYQFCESVDLDRFRVIDEEVEMDFHPRHGSIIPLSRSELTRLTAKWGLPTGMQLTLKKNPVLDGFYADPDVLYSNKTKKYYIYPTSDGFDGWGGYYFKTFSSTDLKDWKDEGVILDLKKDVPWGTRHAWAPTITEKKMKGDYRYFYYFTAAQKIGVAVADLPTGPFKDAGKPLIDFKPDGVKGGQEIDPAVFNDPKSGKSYLYWGNGYLAVAELNKDMISINKKTVKVLTPDQTFREGVYVIYRKGTYYFLWSEDDTRSENYRVRYGTSTSPCGPINIPENNLILAKDAAHGIYGTGHNSVLQIPGKDEWYIVYHRFNYPNGITMGDAAGYNREVCMDPLFFDDQGNILPVVPTH
- a CDS encoding RagB/SusD family nutrient uptake outer membrane protein; protein product: MNIITKYIALSSLTLILLSACDKDLLNVTPTDRISTDAIESDTAVLEAFITNRYIGERIIANEADGTNPGFGRGFEYALWSSITDESMYTNDDNTWLIVRGQLSPENTGITGSLWARSYRSIRECNYALDVLSRITMSAARKSRLQGELQFIRAFRYHDLIRNFGRVVLLGDKVYNLQDDLTVPELFDRKTLQEGMDYVLAQLDEAAAKLPEDNNDNSWMAGRATKGAALALKSRLALYSASPLYNTGSWADAVTAAWDVIALNKYSLYTGGYGNLFIQDRNTETIFARYYTRNANHVAMEIANGPNGYGGWGGNTPYQNLVDAYQMRNGQAPFLANGSVNAASGYDASNPYANRDPRFDATILHNGSTYRGRAVETFVPGGRDSQQGNDNWNTSKTGYYLRKYMNDEYPLQNPWGFAGFQPWNYFRYAEILLNYAEAANEAYGPDVTPAGASMSAREALNMVRARPSVDMPAVPMGRSREDFRLDIRYERRVELAFEEHRFYDVRRWMIAQETENQPAYGITITKSGDNFTYTRKEALSGRVFSQKHYWLPIPRTEILASGGQLEQNAGY
- a CDS encoding sugar-binding domain-containing protein, which codes for MKNIFKYAVAGLAIACLQSAAALAQPGFGQAEKINTDWRFHLGDTDGQQAKNDNDRSWRRVQLPHDWSAKYPLSPSLASATGFLPGGIGWYQKKITVPAADQGKKLYLYFEGVYNRSEVFINGQSIGKRPNGYISFSYDVSPYLQYGKENTIAVKVDHSQSADSRWYTGSGIYRDVWLVRANPIHLEQWGVYAYPEVKGAQGAMHVQVGVANSTTEAAKLDVLIELLDQAGQVVAKKSTKATLAGNGRADVKLELQVKNPKLWQLDQPNLYTLRTTVSQNGKQIDASAFKTGFRTLTFDPNKGFALNGAWTKVKGVCLHHDAGVLGAEVYPEVWRRRLLALKELGVNAIRTSHNPQASSLYDLCDELGLLVMDEAFDEWEFPKRKWLEGWNVGTPGFEGTFDFFKEWGERDLADMVKRDRNHISIFAWSIGNEVDYPNDPYSHPVLGGEKKEGGFTQASYGGYKKDAPDAMRLGDIAKKLAAIVRKHDLSRPVTAGLAGVAMSNETAYPGALDIAGYNYTESRYAQDHARYPDRVIFGSENRHDFPAWKAVRDNEHIFGQFLWTGIDYLGESGRWPSRGFYSGLVDFAGFIKPRGYFRQSLWSGKPMAYLGTYPLQGGSGATDVWSALEAEQGERQNEAPSMDAWPIWNYQTGQLIRVVCYTNAAKARLELNGKPVGEVKPYNEEHGIIHWDIPYAAGKLEVIGLNAADQEVSRQHIQSSQRPEAIKILQGDVIRVAAKDAVAQVELQIVDAAGNPVLLSEDEITCNIVGNARLLGLEAGNNADMGDYRDNKQRVYHGKMIAYIQTNGEANEQVSVRFTAPWLAAANVTLQLQ
- a CDS encoding SusD/RagB family nutrient-binding outer membrane lipoprotein, which translates into the protein MKRKLLYILAACGFGLSSCSDFGDMNVNPEAIGQDGMDYKLVFTNVQQYAYGTEYEAWRNGLIYISTMIQHTASVQSYWNGDKYTYSAGYNSAFWDRMYPNGIRDVVDVMQNWKDDQSMQAEYQMARILRVVLFHRMTDLYGDVPYTEAGLGFYETAGYPKYDTQESIYLDMLNELNEAAISLDGATSSIGDADLIYQGNVQSWRKFAYSLMLRLGMRLSKVDAETARAWVNTAVAGGLFTSNEESALIEHPNAVTANNSAEPFGKVYVHEDPNAYRMSESFINRLRSTNDPRLRFLATVVADPTIKVDADNWSRGDTAVAKQIGMPNGYDETTNGPTNITNYPLYPGSMNNYSVVNRYTYGRIDAPTFLVTFAENQLLLAEAAFRGWIGGTAKSYYDAGVTAAMKQFTQFGITGISDAEIQAYLAANPYNESTALQQINTQYYINSFTDEYESFANWRRSGFPVLTPVNYIGNATNGTIPRRFTYPTEESTVNPTHYQEAVGRLSNGDRMTSRVWWDVQ